Genomic segment of Desulfovibrio sp. ZJ209:
CCACACCCGTCTATTATTACGAAATGTCGGGCCAGATGAAGACCCTGCTCGACCGCGCGAACCCGCTCTTCCCGTCCGACTACGCCTTCCGCGACATCTACCTTCTGGCGAGCGCCGCGGACGAAAGCGAGCGCGCGGTGGACGGCGCCCTGCACGGGCTGGAGGGATGGGTGTCCTGCTTTGAAAAGTGCCGCGTGGCCGGCGTGCTGCGCGGGGTGGGCGTGACGGCCCCGGGCGACGTGCGGGCCAAGCCGGCCCTGCTCGAGGCCGCCCGGAACATGGGGAAGCACCTGTAAGCGCCCGGCGCGGGAATAGGGAGAACGCCATGAAAGAGTGCGTCTGCGTCGTGCTGCTCCTGTGGGGGCTTCTCGGCGCGCCCGTCCTGCCGGCCCGCGCGGCGGGCCCGGTGCCCGTGCCGCCGGCCGAGCAGGCCGTGCCGCTTGAAACCGCCCAGGAATGGCTCACGGTCTCGCCGAAAAACGACATCCTCGAGGGCGCCATTTTTGACGGCGAGGGCAACCTGCTCTTTTGCGACGTGAGCCGGCGCGCTGTGCTGCGGCTCACGCCGGAAAAGGCGCTCTCCACACTCGCGAAAGTGCCGGGCATGGGCGCGGGCGGCCTCGCCCTGCACAAGGACGGGCGGATCTTCATGGCCGCGCTCGACCTTGGGCGGAAAACCGGCGGCGTGCTCGCGTGGTCGCCCACGACGGGCGCGTTCGAGACCATCGTCCCCCCCGAGGCCGGCTACTGGCCCAATGACCTCGTGTTCGCGCCGGACGGCGGCTTCTATTTTTCCGATTTCCGGGGCAGCGCCACGGACCCGGCCGGCGGCGTGTACCACGTCTCGCCGGATTTCAAAACCGTCACCCCGGTCATCCCGCGCCTCGCCCAGGCCAACGGCGTGGCCCTCTCCCCGGACGGCAAGACCCTCTGGGCCACGGAGTTCGCCGCCAACCGGCTGCACAGGGCGCAGCTTGAAGGGCCGGCCACGGTGTCGCCCATCGGCTCGGCCGTGCCCTACCACTTCACCGGACCGGCGCCGGACTCCATGCGCGTGGACAGCCAAGGCAACGTCTATGTGGCGCTCTACGGGCAGGGGCGGGTGCTCTGCTTCGACCCGAACGGCATCCCGGTGCGGCAGGTCCTGCTCCCGGGAAGGGACGAGGGCAAGAACCTGCTCTCCACGAGCCTCGCCATCGACCCGGCCGCTTCGGAACTTTTCATCGTCACGAGCAATGAGGCCGTGGACGAGCCCGCGCTGGTCTTCAAGGCCGGCGCGCTCGCGCCGGGGCTGGCGCCGGCAATGCAATCCGGCAAAGAATAAGGAGAAACACATGCTTTACCGCACACTGGGCAAGACGGGCGAGAAGGTTTCCGTGCTGGGCTACGGCTGCATGCGGCTCCCCACAGTGGGCAACGACTACGCCAAGGTGGACGACGCCGCTGCCCTCAGGCTTGTGCGCCATGCCGTGGACAACGGCGTCAACTACATCGACACGAGCTGGCCCTACCACAGCGCGGACCCGCTCAAGGAGGGCACGAGCGAGCCCTTCGTGGGCAAGGCCGTGAAGGAGATCGGCCGGGACAAGGTCTTCGTGGCCACCAAGCTGCCCATCTGGGCCGTGAACAGCCGGGAAGACATGGACAAATTCCTCGACGCGCAGCTCAGGAGCCTGCAGACCGACCATATCGACTTCTACCTCGTCCACAACATCATGGAGCTCACGTGGTACAACGTTGTCCGGCTCGGGCTCGCGGACTTTCTCGACAAGGCGAAGCAGAGCGGCAAGGTGCGGCACGTGGGCTTTTCCTACCATGACACGCCGGCCCTGCTCGAGAAAGTGCTCGGCTATTATGATTTCGAGTTTCACCAGAACATCGTCAATTACCGCGACACCAACTTCCAGGCCGGCATGCCCGGGGTGCGGCGCTCGCATGGCCTCGGGCTCGGCATCATCGCCATGGAGCCGGTCATGGGCGGCTTTTTGGCCAACCACCTGCCCAAGGAGGCGCTGGACATCTTCGCGGCCACGGGCGCAAGCCGCTCGCCGGCGGCCTGGGCGCTCCGCTGGGTGTGGGACCAGCCCGAGGTGAGCATCCTCTTAAGCGGCATGAGCGACATGGCCCAGGTGGAGGAAAACCTGCGCCTCTCGGACGAGGCAGACACGCCGCTCACGGCGGACGAGCTCTCGGCCATTGACCAAGTCGTGGCGCTGCTGAAACAGAAAGACGAAATCCCCTGCACGGAATGCAACCACTGCCATTGCCCGCACGGGGTGTTCATTTCCTGTTGTTTTTCCATGTACAACAGCACGAAGGAATTTGACCTGGCGCAGATCCCCATCTCCGAGCACAGCTACGGCCTCGTGCTGAAAAACACCCCGCAGGAGGCCGCGCGCTGCAACGATTGCGGGCTCTGCTCCTGGCAGTGCCCGCAGGGCATCGACATCCCCACGCAGTTGCGCAAGGTGGCCCGGCGTTTCGCCGACAGCCGGGCCGGCTGGTAGGTTTCGCGGGCGCCCGGGGGAGCCGGTGAGGGCTTCACCGGGCGCCTGTGGCGGGAGGCGCCGGCGCGTCCCTGAACAACGCCGCGTCTCCCCGCCGGCTGCCGCCATGCGGGGCGAGCCCCATCCCCGCGTCTCCCGCGTGGCGGCGGCCGTTCCGAGAGGTGCCCGCGTCAGAGCCCCGCCCCTTGGCAACCCGTGGCAATTG
This window contains:
- a CDS encoding flavodoxin family protein, translated to MKKVLVISTSLRPDSNSDLLAEAFARGAAEAGHEVEKISLRGKELGFCTGCLACQKTQACVIHDDAPEIVQKMKTSDIVAFATPVYYYEMSGQMKTLLDRANPLFPSDYAFRDIYLLASAADESERAVDGALHGLEGWVSCFEKCRVAGVLRGVGVTAPGDVRAKPALLEAARNMGKHL
- a CDS encoding SMP-30/gluconolactonase/LRE family protein; this encodes MKECVCVVLLLWGLLGAPVLPARAAGPVPVPPAEQAVPLETAQEWLTVSPKNDILEGAIFDGEGNLLFCDVSRRAVLRLTPEKALSTLAKVPGMGAGGLALHKDGRIFMAALDLGRKTGGVLAWSPTTGAFETIVPPEAGYWPNDLVFAPDGGFYFSDFRGSATDPAGGVYHVSPDFKTVTPVIPRLAQANGVALSPDGKTLWATEFAANRLHRAQLEGPATVSPIGSAVPYHFTGPAPDSMRVDSQGNVYVALYGQGRVLCFDPNGIPVRQVLLPGRDEGKNLLSTSLAIDPAASELFIVTSNEAVDEPALVFKAGALAPGLAPAMQSGKE
- a CDS encoding aldo/keto reductase codes for the protein MLYRTLGKTGEKVSVLGYGCMRLPTVGNDYAKVDDAAALRLVRHAVDNGVNYIDTSWPYHSADPLKEGTSEPFVGKAVKEIGRDKVFVATKLPIWAVNSREDMDKFLDAQLRSLQTDHIDFYLVHNIMELTWYNVVRLGLADFLDKAKQSGKVRHVGFSYHDTPALLEKVLGYYDFEFHQNIVNYRDTNFQAGMPGVRRSHGLGLGIIAMEPVMGGFLANHLPKEALDIFAATGASRSPAAWALRWVWDQPEVSILLSGMSDMAQVEENLRLSDEADTPLTADELSAIDQVVALLKQKDEIPCTECNHCHCPHGVFISCCFSMYNSTKEFDLAQIPISEHSYGLVLKNTPQEAARCNDCGLCSWQCPQGIDIPTQLRKVARRFADSRAGW